A window of the bacterium genome harbors these coding sequences:
- a CDS encoding DUF2273 domain-containing protein: protein MDNKGIWDRYKGRIVGSLAGAVVGLLALSVGWKTLLFLVFAAIGYFLGLVIWDKETTSKQ from the coding sequence GTGGATAATAAAGGAATCTGGGACCGCTATAAAGGTAGAATCGTTGGCTCCTTAGCGGGAGCTGTTGTAGGACTTCTTGCCCTCTCCGTGGGCTGGAAAACCCTGCTCTTCCTCGTGTTTGCCGCTATTGGCTATTTCCTTGGTCTCGTGATTTGGGATAAGGAAACGACAAGCAAACAATAG
- the galK gene encoding galactokinase — protein sequence MIMIYEEGMARFKEIFGKEAKYYVRAPGRVNLIGEHTDYNEGFVLPIAMELGISYVVAPRTDREVRLYSENFQEFDQFSLDEEIERGELNWSNYVRGVAKFLSENVALNGMDALIYGDLPIGAGLSSSAAMEVGAALSFQAVSSFSMDRKSLALICQRAENEFVGMRCGIMDQFASLLCEEGMALFIDCRSLETENIPIPKGYLIAVCDSKVRRELVSSEYNKRRWECEEAARLLGVKALRDATPMMIRDMGEEILSGNFYKRAKHVVEENERVLSAVDALKKKDVKRFGELMVGSHLSLRDLYEVSCSELDLLVEIALSVEGVLGARLTGAGFGGCTVNLLEEHAKDRFEETVKRKYKEATGLEADIWFTHPAQGGVIISLGS from the coding sequence ATGATTATGATTTACGAGGAAGGAATGGCGAGATTCAAGGAGATATTCGGGAAGGAGGCAAAATATTATGTTCGCGCTCCGGGAAGGGTAAATCTAATCGGGGAGCATACCGATTACAATGAGGGATTCGTTTTACCAATAGCGATGGAGCTGGGAATCTCCTATGTAGTAGCTCCCAGAACTGATAGGGAGGTAAGGTTATATTCTGAAAATTTTCAAGAATTTGACCAATTTTCCTTAGATGAGGAAATAGAAAGAGGCGAATTGAATTGGAGTAATTATGTGAGGGGAGTGGCGAAATTTCTCTCCGAGAATGTCGCGTTGAATGGAATGGACGCACTTATTTATGGAGATTTGCCCATAGGGGCGGGACTTTCCTCCTCAGCTGCTATGGAGGTAGGAGCTGCTCTATCTTTTCAGGCTGTCTCTTCATTTAGTATGGATAGGAAATCGTTGGCGCTAATCTGTCAAAGGGCGGAAAACGAATTCGTTGGGATGCGTTGCGGGATAATGGACCAGTTCGCCTCTCTATTATGCGAGGAAGGAATGGCGCTCTTCATAGATTGCAGGAGCTTGGAGACGGAGAACATCCCCATACCCAAGGGTTATCTTATAGCTGTATGTGATTCAAAGGTGAGAAGGGAGCTTGTTTCATCGGAATATAATAAGCGAAGGTGGGAATGTGAAGAGGCGGCGCGTCTGCTTGGGGTCAAGGCACTTAGAGATGCTACTCCTATGATGATAAGGGATATGGGGGAAGAGATTTTATCGGGGAATTTCTATAAAAGGGCGAAGCATGTTGTGGAGGAAAACGAGAGGGTTCTCTCCGCCGTTGACGCTTTGAAAAAGAAAGATGTAAAGAGATTTGGGGAGTTGATGGTGGGTTCTCATCTCTCTTTGAGGGACTTATACGAGGTTTCCTGCAGTGAATTGGACTTACTTGTTGAGATTGCCTTGAGCGTTGAGGGAGTATTGGGAGCGAGGCTAACTGGTGCTGGCTTCGGCGGATGCACGGTTAACCTCTTGGAAGAACACGCAAAGGATAGATTTGAGGAGACAGTAAAGAGGAAATATAAAGAGGCAACCGGTTTAGAAGCCGATATCTGGTTCACCCATCCAGCGCAGGGAGGGGTCATCATATCGCTGGGTTCCTAA
- the folD gene encoding bifunctional methylenetetrahydrofolate dehydrogenase/methenyltetrahydrofolate cyclohydrolase FolD produces MAKILDGRSLAKQIRENLKLKVEELRNKGIVPSLAVVLVGEDPSSIVYVNMKRKACEEVGIVSHLFHLPANSKQEEVIELINDLGEREDINGILVQHPLPSHIDELSVFSAIPLNKDVDGLSPLSLGRLTFGHPVFVSCTALGVLELLKHYDIPIEGKDVVVMGRSIIVGKPIALLLLQNNATVTICHSKTKDIWEKTKKADILVVAIGRAEYVKGEHIKEGAVVIDCGYNRPPEGGKDVGDVHFPSAEKVASFITPVPGGVGPMTIAMLLKNTIKAAEVSL; encoded by the coding sequence ATGGCGAAGATACTTGACGGTAGAAGCTTAGCAAAACAGATAAGAGAGAACCTCAAGCTCAAGGTTGAGGAATTGAGAAATAAGGGTATTGTACCTTCCTTAGCTGTAGTCCTCGTGGGAGAAGACCCTTCCTCAATCGTTTATGTAAATATGAAGCGCAAAGCATGCGAGGAAGTGGGCATAGTTTCTCATCTCTTCCACCTCCCAGCTAACTCCAAACAGGAGGAGGTTATAGAGCTGATAAATGATTTAGGGGAAAGAGAAGATATAAATGGCATCTTGGTTCAACATCCCCTCCCCAGCCATATTGACGAGCTCAGCGTTTTCTCGGCGATTCCCCTAAACAAGGATGTGGATGGACTATCTCCCCTGAGCTTGGGAAGGCTTACATTCGGACATCCCGTTTTCGTATCCTGCACCGCATTGGGAGTTTTGGAGCTTCTGAAGCATTATGATATACCCATAGAAGGAAAAGATGTTGTGGTTATGGGGAGGAGCATAATCGTGGGCAAGCCAATCGCTCTCCTTTTGCTTCAAAATAACGCCACCGTGACAATCTGCCATTCAAAAACAAAAGATATTTGGGAAAAAACGAAAAAGGCAGATATATTGGTGGTCGCAATAGGGAGAGCTGAATATGTGAAAGGAGAACATATAAAAGAGGGAGCGGTGGTCATAGATTGCGGATACAATAGACCTCCTGAGGGGGGCAAGGATGTAGGCGATGTCCATTTCCCCTCCGCTGAAAAGGTGGCAAGCTTCATCACCCCCGTTCCCGGGGGTGTGGGACCAATGACAATTGCAATGCTCTTGAAAAACACAATCAAAGCCGCGGAGGTGTCATTATGA
- the galT gene encoding galactose-1-phosphate uridylyltransferase, with amino-acid sequence MSELRWHPLRREWVMTATHRMERTFLPPPSECPLCPSGEGKQTEIPREDFDIVVFENRFPSLFPKPPSPSVSSSQLYKVKPSRGVCEVVVYTPEHTGSLATQSLERIYKLFLVWQDRFRELSKLPYVRYVYVFENKGKEVGVTLHHPHGQIYAFPFIPPVIHDEIRSLREHKRKEGRCLICDIAEREKEENRVIIESSFHIAFVPFFARWPYEVFLMPKLHIPSLDEYDEEKLFDLAQILKAVLLKYDNLFSFPLPYMMVMHQRPSKDKSGLFHYHIEFYPPYRSKDKLKYLASVESGAGNFINDSHPEDKAKELRELPPFSIEEVE; translated from the coding sequence ATGTCCGAGCTCCGCTGGCATCCTCTGAGAAGGGAATGGGTGATGACTGCAACACATAGGATGGAGAGAACATTTCTTCCTCCCCCATCTGAATGTCCCCTTTGCCCGAGTGGGGAAGGCAAGCAGACGGAAATTCCGAGAGAGGACTTTGATATAGTCGTCTTTGAGAATCGCTTTCCTTCCCTTTTCCCCAAGCCTCCCTCACCCTCCGTCTCATCCTCCCAGCTTTACAAAGTTAAGCCATCAAGGGGAGTTTGTGAAGTTGTAGTTTATACTCCCGAGCATACGGGTAGCCTGGCGACGCAGAGCCTTGAAAGAATATATAAGTTATTCCTCGTCTGGCAGGATAGGTTCAGGGAGCTATCTAAATTGCCCTATGTCAGATATGTATATGTCTTTGAGAACAAGGGGAAAGAGGTTGGCGTAACCCTTCATCATCCCCACGGGCAGATATATGCCTTTCCTTTCATCCCTCCAGTCATCCACGACGAAATCCGCTCCTTACGAGAGCATAAGAGGAAGGAAGGAAGATGTTTGATATGTGATATAGCGGAGAGAGAAAAGGAGGAAAACAGGGTTATCATTGAGTCGTCTTTCCACATAGCCTTTGTTCCTTTCTTTGCCCGCTGGCCATATGAGGTTTTCCTTATGCCCAAACTCCATATACCGAGTTTGGATGAATATGATGAGGAAAAGCTCTTTGATTTAGCCCAGATTTTGAAAGCGGTTCTTTTGAAATACGATAATTTATTCTCCTTTCCCCTCCCCTATATGATGGTAATGCACCAAAGACCCTCTAAGGATAAATCTGGCTTGTTCCATTATCATATTGAGTTCTATCCGCCCTATAGGAGCAAAGATAAGTTGAAGTATCTTGCGAGCGTTGAATCTGGAGCGGGAAACTTCATAAATGATTCGCATCCCGAGGATAAAGCGAAAGAATTGAGGGAGTTACCTCCCTTTTCAATCGAGGAGGTTGAATGA
- a CDS encoding hydrogenase expression/formation protein, producing MLPPFQPKGKPSRGDDLLEEGLKCGKIPHKLLEEIIGLLDLEDDRIIIGPKVGEDSAVVRWDENLLVVASDPITFASELIGWYAVMVNANDIAVMGAVPRYLLVTLLLPPDSPASLPINIMQQIEEACRELSIRVIGGHSEVTPGLERPIVVGTMLGSAEKVLVPSAKEGDLIFLTKGIAIEGTALLAREYTAKLLALGVEEEVLERAKRLIFKPGISVVREALLLRNYATSMHDPTEGGLATAIYELCRANDKGALLYEESIPILPECRLICEKLSLNPLGLLASGSLLFTISPDKRECVRELLDREGIDYGEIGEIKKRDYGIKIKRREGVFPLEFSARDEVARLEEEWGR from the coding sequence ATGCTCCCGCCATTTCAACCGAAGGGAAAGCCCTCCAGAGGTGATGATTTGCTGGAGGAGGGGCTTAAATGCGGGAAGATTCCCCATAAGCTGCTTGAAGAGATAATCGGTCTGTTGGATTTAGAGGACGATAGGATAATAATCGGTCCCAAAGTTGGTGAAGATTCCGCAGTTGTGAGATGGGATGAGAATCTTCTGGTCGTGGCAAGCGACCCCATTACCTTTGCGAGCGAGCTAATTGGTTGGTATGCGGTTATGGTGAACGCGAACGATATAGCGGTTATGGGAGCTGTCCCTCGCTATCTCCTTGTTACTCTCCTGCTTCCTCCGGATTCTCCCGCTTCTCTTCCAATAAATATTATGCAGCAAATAGAAGAAGCCTGTAGGGAGCTCTCCATCAGAGTCATCGGTGGGCATAGCGAGGTAACGCCGGGCTTGGAGCGACCAATTGTCGTTGGAACGATGTTGGGCTCAGCCGAGAAAGTGTTGGTGCCCTCCGCGAAGGAAGGAGATTTGATATTCTTGACGAAGGGGATAGCGATAGAGGGAACAGCTCTTTTAGCGAGGGAGTATACCGCCAAGCTCCTCGCCCTCGGCGTAGAGGAAGAAGTTCTGGAAAGAGCAAAGCGGTTGATATTTAAGCCCGGAATTTCCGTTGTTAGGGAGGCGCTTTTGCTCAGAAATTATGCCACCTCAATGCACGACCCAACAGAGGGAGGGTTGGCAACTGCTATCTATGAGCTCTGTAGGGCAAATGATAAAGGGGCTTTGTTATATGAAGAGTCTATTCCCATCCTTCCCGAGTGCCGACTGATTTGCGAGAAGCTCTCCCTCAACCCATTGGGATTGCTCGCTTCAGGCTCGCTTCTTTTCACCATTTCACCAGATAAGAGGGAATGTGTAAGAGAGCTTTTGGATAGGGAGGGTATAGATTACGGGGAAATCGGAGAGATAAAGAAGAGGGATTATGGGATTAAAATTAAAAGAAGGGAAGGGGTTTTCCCTTTGGAGTTCTCAGCGAGAGACGAAGTTGCAAGATTGGAGGAGGAATGGGGAAGATAA
- a CDS encoding right-handed parallel beta-helix repeat-containing protein, with the protein MNSNFYLLLLAVFLFACFSQAEQVISFYVSPKGNDAWSGKLPTPNRNKTDGPFATIERARDAIRELKEKQGGKLKQKVNIYIRGGTYFLKEAFVLTPIDSGTKEHPITYSAYRNEKPIISGGRIITGWRKEKVDGKELWVAEIPEVKEGKWFFRELWVGEKRLQRARHPNKGYLQIEKPPTVQQWFQANDFYFKEGDIKFHPSLKDAEVIAMALWAESHLPIAHVDENSKRILFGKKIVFPPQAGDPYYIENALVYLDSPGEWCLERETGKLYYISDKNEEPMKKEIIAPYLTQLVRLEGKPEEGKFVEYVVFKGLTFSHCEWWFSPQTHPTWWSSAETEVGGFAQAAWGVPGAIYAEGARNCTLENCSIKHIGNYGVEFSRGCKGNSIIFCEVSDMGAGGVKIGEPTIRKDEREQTGNNRVMNSHIYNGGKIFHSAVGVWVGQSYGNIIARNSIHDFYYSGLSIGWTWGYGETLARDNLIEGNEVHHIGRLSNGDGPILSDMGGIYTLGVQPGTVIRLNLFHDIAGLHYGGWGIYFDEGSTHILAEKNIVYNTTHGGFHQHYGKENIVRNNIFAFGRDAQIQRSRPEEHTSFFFQHNIVYWKEGALFAGNLGDFHFVFDNNLYWKVGGGDISFAGMTFSQWQEKGMDKNSLIADPLFVNPDKFDFRLKENSPALKIGFVPFQIPRVEKR; encoded by the coding sequence ATGAACTCCAATTTTTATCTACTGCTTTTAGCCGTTTTCCTCTTCGCCTGCTTTTCCCAAGCGGAGCAAGTTATCTCCTTCTATGTCTCCCCCAAAGGCAACGATGCTTGGTCGGGCAAATTGCCCACTCCTAACAGAAATAAAACCGACGGTCCCTTCGCCACCATTGAGAGAGCAAGGGATGCGATAAGAGAGCTGAAGGAAAAACAGGGAGGAAAGCTGAAGCAAAAGGTAAATATCTATATAAGAGGCGGAACTTATTTCCTTAAGGAAGCATTCGTCCTCACTCCAATTGATTCGGGAACAAAGGAACATCCAATCACCTATTCCGCTTATAGAAACGAGAAACCGATAATAAGCGGAGGAAGAATTATAACGGGCTGGAGGAAGGAAAAAGTAGATGGAAAGGAACTATGGGTTGCGGAGATACCAGAGGTTAAGGAAGGGAAATGGTTCTTCCGAGAGCTTTGGGTGGGGGAGAAGAGGTTACAAAGGGCAAGACATCCCAATAAAGGCTATCTTCAAATTGAGAAGCCTCCAACAGTTCAACAATGGTTTCAAGCAAACGATTTTTACTTCAAAGAAGGAGACATAAAATTCCACCCTTCCCTTAAGGATGCCGAGGTCATTGCGATGGCTCTTTGGGCGGAATCCCACCTCCCAATAGCCCATGTGGATGAAAATAGCAAGAGGATTCTCTTCGGCAAGAAGATTGTTTTCCCTCCCCAAGCTGGCGACCCTTACTATATTGAGAACGCCCTCGTTTATCTTGATTCTCCCGGTGAATGGTGTTTGGAAAGGGAAACGGGTAAGCTTTATTACATTTCCGATAAGAACGAAGAACCAATGAAAAAGGAGATTATCGCTCCATACCTTACCCAGCTCGTTCGCCTTGAGGGGAAGCCAGAGGAAGGAAAATTCGTGGAATATGTGGTCTTCAAAGGCTTGACCTTCAGTCACTGCGAGTGGTGGTTCTCACCCCAAACTCACCCAACCTGGTGGTCATCTGCAGAGACAGAGGTGGGGGGGTTCGCCCAAGCTGCTTGGGGCGTTCCGGGAGCGATTTATGCCGAGGGGGCTCGGAACTGCACCTTGGAGAATTGTTCCATCAAACATATCGGAAATTATGGTGTGGAATTTTCCAGAGGATGTAAAGGTAATTCAATAATATTCTGTGAGGTATCGGATATGGGAGCGGGAGGGGTGAAGATTGGTGAGCCTACAATAAGGAAGGATGAGAGGGAACAAACCGGCAATAATAGGGTGATGAATTCTCACATCTATAACGGAGGAAAAATCTTCCATAGCGCCGTAGGAGTATGGGTTGGACAAAGCTATGGAAACATTATTGCCCGTAATTCCATCCACGATTTTTATTATTCCGGATTATCTATAGGCTGGACTTGGGGCTATGGTGAAACGCTGGCGAGGGATAATCTGATAGAGGGAAACGAGGTGCACCATATCGGCAGGTTATCAAATGGGGATGGACCAATTTTGAGCGATATGGGCGGCATCTATACTTTGGGAGTTCAGCCGGGAACAGTCATTCGTCTGAATTTATTCCATGATATAGCAGGTCTCCATTACGGGGGATGGGGAATCTACTTTGATGAGGGAAGCACCCATATCCTCGCAGAGAAAAACATCGTCTACAATACAACTCATGGCGGCTTCCATCAACATTACGGTAAGGAAAACATAGTTAGAAACAACATCTTCGCCTTCGGAAGAGATGCACAAATTCAGCGCTCCCGACCAGAGGAACACACGAGCTTCTTCTTCCAACATAACATAGTTTATTGGAAAGAGGGAGCGTTATTCGCTGGGAATCTCGGCGATTTCCATTTCGTGTTTGATAACAATCTATACTGGAAAGTGGGAGGAGGCGATATATCCTTCGCTGGAATGACCTTCTCCCAATGGCAGGAGAAGGGAATGGATAAGAATTCACTAATAGCCGACCCTCTATTCGTGAATCCCGACAAATTTGATTTCCGCTTGAAGGAGAATTCGCCCGCCCTCAAAATCGGCTTCGTTCCCTTCCAAATCCCCAGGGTTGAAAAAAGGTGA
- the nusB gene encoding transcription antitermination factor NusB has product MKLLFQMDVGGQSVEEVLRLAKINIKASEEVWNLAREKLLGIVKNLPQIDENLREFTREWGDIDRLTYIDRNILRIATYELLYEDETPTGVIIAEAVKLAESYGTENSARFVNGVLSNMARKLRSDGEDT; this is encoded by the coding sequence TTGAAATTGTTATTCCAAATGGATGTTGGCGGACAATCTGTTGAGGAGGTTTTGCGTTTAGCAAAGATAAATATCAAAGCGAGCGAGGAAGTCTGGAACTTAGCGAGGGAGAAGTTGCTCGGTATAGTGAAAAATCTCCCCCAAATAGATGAAAATCTGCGGGAATTTACAAGGGAATGGGGAGATATAGATAGACTAACATATATTGATAGAAACATCCTTCGTATCGCTACCTATGAACTCCTTTATGAGGATGAAACCCCAACGGGAGTGATTATCGCGGAAGCTGTGAAGCTGGCTGAATCATATGGAACGGAGAATTCAGCCCGCTTCGTCAACGGTGTCCTTTCCAATATGGCAAGGAAATTGAGAAGCGATGGCGAAGATACTTGA
- a CDS encoding GuaB3 family IMP dehydrogenase-related protein: protein MEIEIGRNRKAYWTFGFDEISLIPSEETIDPDEVDVSFQIGDFRFSIPILASAMDGAVDVRICTLLGKLGGLAVLNLEGVQTRYEKPEEAIERIITAPKEKVIEVIRDVYREPIKENLIEKRIREIKESGVVAAASATPANAERFFPICLSAGLDIFVLQSTITTVRHRSSKGSLDIPSFCERSPIPVIIGNCVTYEGALELMEAGASAILVGVGPGAACTTRQVLGIGVPQITAIADAAAARDDFFKRTGKYVPVIADGGMRRGGDIAKAIACGADAVMIGSPIASAEEAPGKGYHWGMASFHPLLPRGTRIYVGILGTLKEILFGEAKKDDGTMNLVGALKLSMSSCGATNIKEMQKVRIAYAPAISTEGKALQR from the coding sequence GTGGAAATAGAGATAGGAAGAAACCGCAAAGCTTATTGGACTTTCGGCTTTGATGAAATTTCTCTCATCCCATCAGAGGAAACGATTGACCCTGATGAGGTTGATGTCAGCTTTCAAATTGGCGATTTTCGCTTTTCCATCCCCATTCTCGCCTCCGCTATGGATGGAGCGGTTGATGTGAGAATTTGCACTCTTCTGGGGAAATTGGGAGGGTTGGCGGTCCTCAATTTAGAGGGAGTGCAAACGAGATATGAGAAGCCTGAAGAAGCGATAGAGAGGATAATAACCGCTCCGAAAGAAAAGGTAATTGAGGTAATAAGGGATGTCTATAGGGAACCCATAAAGGAGAATTTGATAGAGAAGAGGATAAGGGAAATTAAGGAATCGGGGGTCGTTGCTGCTGCCTCTGCAACTCCTGCCAATGCGGAAAGGTTTTTCCCCATCTGCCTTTCCGCTGGTCTTGATATTTTCGTCCTCCAATCCACAATAACGACCGTTCGTCATAGGTCATCTAAAGGTAGCCTTGATATCCCTTCATTCTGCGAGAGGTCGCCCATACCGGTGATAATCGGCAACTGCGTCACCTACGAAGGGGCGCTTGAACTTATGGAAGCCGGGGCTTCAGCAATCTTGGTGGGGGTTGGACCTGGAGCAGCCTGCACGACAAGGCAGGTTTTGGGCATCGGAGTTCCCCAAATCACTGCTATCGCCGATGCCGCAGCTGCGAGGGACGATTTCTTCAAGAGGACTGGCAAATATGTTCCCGTCATCGCCGATGGAGGTATGAGAAGGGGAGGGGATATCGCAAAAGCTATAGCCTGCGGAGCGGATGCGGTCATGATTGGTTCTCCAATCGCCTCAGCTGAGGAGGCGCCAGGGAAAGGCTATCACTGGGGAATGGCTTCCTTCCATCCTCTGCTCCCCAGAGGAACGAGGATTTATGTGGGTATTTTGGGAACTCTCAAGGAAATACTTTTCGGAGAAGCGAAAAAGGATGACGGGACGATGAATCTCGTCGGCGCCCTCAAGCTTTCAATGAGCTCCTGCGGAGCTACGAATATAAAAGAAATGCAAAAGGTCAGGATAGCATATGCTCCCGCCATTTCAACCGAAGGGAAAGCCCTCCAGAGGTGA
- a CDS encoding MTH1187 family thiamine-binding protein, which yields MPIAEISIIPLGTGSPSVGDYVANCVKILEEMGLNYQLTPMGTVFEGELEQILEAVRRIHEVPFQMGCQRVVTTLKIDDRRDKPATMRSKVEGVERRLGKKL from the coding sequence TTGCCGATAGCGGAGATAAGCATAATACCCTTGGGAACTGGTTCACCTAGCGTTGGCGATTATGTCGCGAATTGCGTGAAAATATTGGAGGAAATGGGTTTGAATTATCAATTAACGCCTATGGGCACGGTATTTGAAGGCGAACTGGAGCAAATCCTTGAGGCTGTCCGTCGTATCCACGAAGTTCCCTTTCAAATGGGATGTCAAAGAGTCGTTACCACACTGAAGATAGATGATAGGAGGGATAAGCCTGCAACTATGCGTTCAAAGGTAGAAGGAGTTGAGAGAAGACTTGGGAAAAAGCTATAG
- a CDS encoding nitroreductase family protein has translation MDLFEAIEKRRSVRLFQTHPVPLEDLKKIVNAGRLAPSGYNLQKREFIIITDKSILNRLNDVQPVFDCGGAIAVIVEPTKYAIEDASAAIENILLAATALGYGSCWVEGTLIPHEGWVKELLGIPKRKRLFALIPIGIPLTSGEQAPKKPLEEITYLNYYGNKEGL, from the coding sequence ATGGACCTTTTCGAAGCAATTGAGAAGAGGCGAAGCGTCCGCCTCTTCCAAACCCATCCTGTCCCTCTTGAGGACTTGAAGAAGATAGTGAACGCTGGAAGGCTCGCCCCATCGGGCTATAATCTGCAGAAGCGAGAATTCATTATAATCACCGATAAAAGCATCCTCAATCGTCTAAACGATGTTCAACCCGTCTTCGATTGCGGAGGAGCTATAGCGGTCATCGTTGAGCCAACTAAATATGCTATTGAGGATGCCTCTGCAGCAATAGAGAATATTCTCCTCGCAGCAACAGCCCTCGGCTATGGTTCATGTTGGGTTGAGGGAACGCTAATCCCTCACGAAGGATGGGTCAAGGAACTTTTGGGCATTCCCAAGAGGAAAAGGCTCTTCGCCCTCATCCCAATCGGGATTCCGCTAACATCTGGAGAGCAAGCTCCAAAGAAACCCCTTGAAGAGATAACATATCTCAATTATTACGGCAATAAGGAAGGGTTATGA
- the mutL gene encoding DNA mismatch repair endonuclease MutL — protein sequence MGKIIILDEATVGKIAAGEVVERPASVVKELVENSLDAEAKHILIEIVDGGKKLIRVMDDGIGMSKEDAVLALQKHSTSKIRSAEDLHNITTLGFRGEALPSIAAVSQMRLLTRSEEDSLGVEIRAIEGVIVDMKEVGLSRGTTVIVENLFFNTPARLKFLRAPQTEFAYILAWVQRFALSHHNVSFRVFSSNREVFSHQATDDLLSAIASIMGEEIASQMLPIDYSQNDIRIHGYVSNPSFTRATRQEQYLFVNRRFVKSRLFNVAIDEAMLSAIPAGRHPVCVLFIDIPPNLVDVNVHPMKLEIKFVREREMFSFIREAVISAFSQSLSAPTVIKKEELKPVAFPSTPVLPEKEGIELPTLPFEEKVEVYPKIIGQVAKTYIIVEWKDELMIIDQHAAHERIIFEKLLKRKRLTLRESSQEAVFPIVLRLSPAQFRMVSQLIPTFEELGFTIEIFGKQEIIVRSAPSELEGKNIEELVRDIIDELTELPEREAKIGMEEVAATASCKLAIKAGDKLEKEEMKRLLEELFLCENPSICPHGRPTYIVFPYSDLERRFQRR from the coding sequence ATGGGGAAGATAATCATTTTAGATGAAGCAACGGTGGGAAAGATAGCTGCTGGGGAGGTGGTGGAAAGACCTGCATCGGTTGTCAAGGAGCTCGTGGAAAATTCCCTTGATGCTGAGGCGAAGCACATATTAATTGAGATTGTTGATGGAGGTAAGAAGCTCATAAGGGTTATGGACGATGGCATAGGGATGAGCAAGGAGGACGCAGTCCTCGCCCTTCAAAAGCATTCAACATCAAAGATTCGTTCTGCTGAGGACCTGCATAACATAACTACCCTTGGTTTCAGGGGGGAAGCCTTGCCATCAATAGCTGCCGTTTCCCAAATGCGTCTTTTGACCCGGAGCGAAGAAGACAGCTTAGGGGTGGAAATAAGGGCTATTGAGGGCGTGATTGTAGATATGAAGGAGGTTGGACTTTCAAGGGGCACAACAGTTATTGTTGAGAATTTATTTTTCAATACGCCGGCTCGCTTGAAGTTTCTGCGTGCCCCTCAAACGGAGTTTGCCTATATCCTCGCTTGGGTGCAGAGATTTGCCCTTTCCCATCACAATGTCTCGTTTCGGGTTTTCTCCTCCAATAGGGAAGTTTTCTCCCATCAAGCTACCGATGACCTCCTTTCCGCCATCGCCTCAATAATGGGGGAGGAAATCGCCTCCCAAATGCTTCCTATTGATTATTCACAAAACGATATAAGAATCCATGGGTATGTCTCCAATCCCTCCTTTACGAGAGCCACAAGGCAGGAACAATATCTGTTCGTTAATCGCAGATTCGTAAAGTCTCGCCTTTTCAATGTAGCCATTGATGAAGCTATGCTCAGCGCCATCCCAGCTGGACGCCACCCCGTTTGCGTCCTTTTCATTGATATACCTCCCAATCTCGTGGATGTGAATGTTCACCCTATGAAATTGGAGATAAAGTTCGTGCGGGAGAGGGAGATGTTTTCCTTTATAAGGGAGGCTGTTATCAGCGCTTTTTCCCAGTCCCTTTCTGCCCCAACGGTTATAAAGAAAGAGGAATTGAAACCGGTCGCTTTTCCGTCTACCCCTGTTCTCCCTGAAAAGGAAGGCATCGAGCTCCCCACCCTTCCATTTGAGGAGAAGGTTGAGGTATATCCAAAGATAATAGGGCAGGTGGCTAAGACTTACATAATCGTTGAGTGGAAGGATGAACTCATGATAATAGACCAACACGCCGCTCACGAGAGGATAATCTTTGAGAAACTACTTAAAAGAAAGAGATTAACATTGAGGGAATCCTCCCAGGAGGCGGTTTTCCCAATCGTTCTTCGCCTTTCACCCGCCCAATTTCGTATGGTCTCACAATTGATTCCTACATTTGAGGAGCTCGGCTTCACTATTGAGATATTCGGGAAACAGGAGATAATAGTAAGGTCTGCGCCGAGCGAACTTGAGGGGAAGAACATAGAGGAATTGGTTAGGGATATAATTGATGAGTTGACCGAGCTGCCCGAGAGGGAAGCGAAGATAGGGATGGAGGAGGTAGCTGCGACAGCTTCTTGTAAACTCGCAATCAAGGCGGGGGATAAATTGGAGAAGGAGGAGATGAAAAGGCTTTTGGAGGAGCTTTTCCTCTGCGAGAATCCCAGCATTTGTCCCCACGGAAGACCTACCTATATCGTCTTCCCCTATTCAGATTTGGAAAGGAGGTTCCAAAGGAGATGA